From Juglans regia cultivar Chandler chromosome 8, Walnut 2.0, whole genome shotgun sequence, the proteins below share one genomic window:
- the LOC109000479 gene encoding uncharacterized protein LOC109000479, whose translation MVGDVNGGGLGSTLSSPALAEAQYVKAKTSVWWDIENCQVPKGSDAYAIAQNISSALAKMNYCGPVSISAYGDTNGIPVSVQQALSSTGIALNHVPAGVKDASDKKILVDMLFWAVDNPAPANFMLISGDRDFSNALHQLRMRRYNILLAQPQKASAPLVAAAKTVWLWTSLSAGGHPLSSVESSQFANGHYTSTSSSENLSSGNQRPSSSERAGDNKNKGKNGRKAINQSSTSWASSVPASTQESKNNDYPYQPEHTEPNQFKKAPHEFFGFIEPVVSVSRSTSDLFPGSSESSGSNSINFVGIAQNQYSLPLRPNNPHMQPPFGLENLHLVNSHSQGGFRPISPRPDGPRFFSARHTSMPDMGSLSIPESPGYAQNPPNGQHRSGEEFRPNSTESPYPARVNVTQKGHGPTFHRDTMSNRYPRGSGYRPPASPPINGVSSNGGWGSRGRSPPSEYVQGLIGVILLALNTLKIEKIMPTEANITDCIRCGDLKHRNTDVKKALDSAIDQNMVVKQNLGAVQLYVSKNEKLWKCVNPIGGNPMQYPKETWDSIQNFLASSAGRLAMMASQCRYEAALTLRKECLEKLALGDVLQILNMVTSLKKWIITHHSGWQPITITLAESKTDK comes from the exons ATGGTCGGAGATGTAAACGGAGGCGGACTCGGTTCAACGCTGTCGTCCCCAGCGTTGGCGGAGGCGCAGTACGTCAAGGCCAAGACGTCTGTGTGGTGGGACATAGAGAACTGCCAAGTTCCCAAGGGCAGCGACGCGTACGCGATTGCCCAGAACATCAGCTCCGCGCTCGCCAAGATGAATTACTGTGGTCCCGTCTCCATCTCCGCCTATGGCGACACCAATGGGATCCCTGTATCTGTCCAACAAGCCCTCTCCAGCACCGGCATCGCCCTCAACCACGTCCCCGCTG GTGTGAAAGATGCTAGTGACAAGAAGATATTAGTCGATATGCTGTTCTGGGCAGTAGACAACCCTGCCCCTGCAAACTTTATGCTAATTTCGGGAGACAGAGATTTCTCTAATGCGCTTCATCAACTGCGCATGAGGAGGTATAACATACTTCTAGCACAGCCGCAAAAAGCATCCGCACCCCTTGTTGCTGCAGCGAAGACTGTGTGGCTTTGGACCAGCCTCTCTGCCGGAGGACACCCACTTTCGAGTGTTGAATCATCACAGTTCGCTAATGGTCATTATACCTCTACTAGCAGTTCTGAAAACCTTTCTTCTGGAAATCAAAGGCCTTCCAGTAGTGAAAGGGCTGGTGATAACAAAAATAAGGGAAAGAATGGTCGAAAAGCCATAAATCAGTCAAGCACGTCATGGGCCTCAAGCGTGCCAGCTTCAACTCAAGAGAGTAAAAACAATGATTACCCTTACCAACCGGAACATACAGAACCCAACCAGTTTAAGAAAGCCCCACATGAATTCTTTGGTTTCATTGAGCCTGTAGTCTCTGTAAGTCGGTCTACTTCAGATTTGTTTCCTGGCAGTTCTGAAAGTTCAGGGAGTAATAGCATTAATTTCGTAGGTATTGCACAAAATCAATATTCTCTTCCTTTGAGGCCAAACAACCCCCATATGCAACCTCCTTTTGGACTAGAGAATCTGCATCTTGTAAATTCTCATAGTCAGGGTGGTTTTCGTCCAATTTCTCCTAGACCTGATGGCCCCAGGTTTTTTTCAGCTCGACACACAAGTATGCCTGATATGGGTAGTCTAAGTATCCCTGAATCACCCGGATATGCTCAAAATCCTCCTAATGGCCAACACCGAAGTGGAGAAGAATTTAGGCCTAACTCTACTGAATCTCCATATCCTGCTCGTGTAAATGTAACACAAAAGGGCCATGGCCCGACATTTCATCGTGATACTATGAGCAACAGGTATCCCCGCGGTTCTGGATATCGACCACCAGCATCTCCTCCTATAAATGGTGTTTCTAGTAATGGTGGCTGGGGATCTCGAGGGCGTTCACCACCTTCTGAGTATGTGCAAGGCCTTATTGGTGTAATCCTGCTTGCCTTAAACACCCTGAAAATCGAAAAGATTATGCCTACTGAAGCGAATATAACTGACTGCATACGTTGTGGAGATCTGAAACATCGCAATACTGATGTAAAAAAGGCCTTAGATAGTGCGATCGACCAAAATATGGTAGTGAAACAGAACCTAGGTGCAGTGCAGTTGTATGTCagtaaaaatgagaaattatggAAGTGTGTGAACCCTATCGGTGGTAATCCTATGCAGTACCCAAAAGAAACATGGGATAGTATACAAAATTTTCTTGCTTCCTCAGCTGGCAGATTGGCCATGATGGCTTCTCAATGCAG ATATGAAGCAGCTTTGACTTTAAGGAAAGAATGCTTAGAAAAGCTTGCTTTGGGTGATGTACTCCAGATATTGAACATGGTCACTTCCTTGAAGAAATGGATTATTACCCATCACTCAGGATGGCAACCGATTACCATTACTCTTGCAGAGTCTAAAACTGATAAATAG
- the LOC109000477 gene encoding probable sugar phosphate/phosphate translocator At3g17430 → MISRQHLLTYIYLLVYILLSSGVILYNKWVLSTKYFNFPYPITLTMIHMGFSGAVAFVLIRIFKVVSPIKMTFKIYATCVIPISAFFASSLWFGNTAYLYISVAFIQMLKALMPVATFLTAVVCGTEKLRFDVFLNMLLVSVGVVVSSYGEIHFNLLGTAYQAMGMFGEALRLVLTQVLLQRKGLTLNPITSLYYIAPCSFIFLFVPWYFLEKPVMEVSQLQFNFWIFFSNALCALALNFSIFLVIGRTGAVTIRVAGVLKDWILIALSTALFPESMITSLNIIGYAIALCGVIIYNYLKVRDSRASQFPPESLPDRAVKEFKMERKESDVYVPDDDVNNNNGGRIGWNASIPGSEVDEEATLIPPSKLSHLGRSQLSSHTS, encoded by the exons ATGATCAGCAGGCAGCATTTGTTGACCTATATTTACCTTCTAGTTTACATCTTGCTTTCATCAGGGGTTATTTTGTACAACAAG TGGGTCCTCTCGACAAAGTACTTCAATTTTCCATATCCAATAACCCTCACTATGATTCATATGGGATTTTCTGGCGCTGTTGCATTCGTTCTCATCCGTATTTTCAAG GTTGTTTCACCTATTAAAATGACATTCAAAAT ATATGCAACATGTGTCATTCCTATAAGTGCTTTCTTTGCATCTAGTTTATG GTTTGGCAACACTGCTTATCTGTACATTTCCGTGGCCTTCATCCAGATGCTTAAAGCCCTGA TGCCAGTGGCGACATTCCTCACAGCAGTTGTCTGTGGCACTGAAAAATTAAGGTTTGATGTGTTCTTGAACATGCTGCTGGTCAGTGTTGGAGTTGTCGTTTCTTCATATGGggaaattcattttaatttgctGGGTACAGCTTATCAAGCCATGGGCATGTTTGGTGAGGCTCTCAGGCTTGTCTTAACACAAGttcttcttcaaagaaagggcTTAACTCTAAATCCTATCACCAGCTTATATTACATAGCACCTTGCAG ctttatctttttgtttgttcCTTGGTATTTTCTGGAGAAGCCTGTAATGGAAGTTTCACAGCTTCAGTTCAATTTTTGGATATTCTTCTCAAACGCACTTTGTGCTCTAGCTTTGAACTTCTCAATTTTCTTAGTAATTGGTAGAACTGGAGCTGTAACTATCCGTGTTGCGGGAGTATTGAAAGACTGGATACTCATTGCCCTTTCAACTGCTCTATTTCCCGAGTCTATGATTACTAGTCTCAATATAATTGGTTATGCGATAG CTCTCTGTGGTGTCATCATTTATAATTACTTGAAGGTCAGAGATTCTCGTGCATCTCAATTTCCTCCTGAAAGTCTCCCAGATAGAGCAGTAAAG GAGTTTAAGATGGAGAGGAAAGAATCTGATGTATATGTCCCCGATGACGATGTAAACAACAACAACGGTGGAAGGATTGGATGGAATGCTTCTATTCCCGGTTCAGAAGTGGATGAAGAAGCTACTTTAATTCCTCCCTCGAAACTGTCACATCTTGGGAGAAGCCAGCTTAGTAGCCATACATCTTAG